The Francisella salimarina genome has a segment encoding these proteins:
- a CDS encoding RelA/SpoT family protein produces the protein MQVIDSKLLDSDGQIKDDLLISELKSFYTSDKFGIIAASLELLKSKSAKSVRHPTGISSFLYAIEMAYMLFKIKADEESVSAGILYELYNFGDISDEDVEQATNQTVVKILQGTRKMSAIRMYRSDNISLEQIDTFRKMLLTIIEDVRIVLIKIVDKLCTIRHLKSLNSNTQRVIARETLDIYAPLANRLGLGAVKWELEDRAFFFLKQEEYKKIAKSLGFTRKEREEFLNHVIDELKQILKKYGLDAGIQGRVKHIYSIYKKFKNKGYQNINELYDITAVRVITNNVDECYKVLAEVNNLYSPIPEEFSDYIANPKSNGYKSIHTVVKAGQQNIEVQIRTHKMHEESELGFAAHWRYKEGVKFDASYEARVAWLRSLLEWEKEINEDDSQITKELNKRLYVFTPANELIDLAEDSTVLDFAYSVHTMVGHRTKGIKLNGKIVPLTTKLKTGDKVEVLTGKEPNPSKDWASESLGYLSSARNRSRVTKWFNEQNKEDNIVLGKDRLLKELKGYDLKEIDFVEVANKFNMKSGDSLFVAVESGTVRINSIVNHIIDTYSAEEKLVKKQNRANTAKTKISKVLVSGFNGMKYEMAKCCQPIYPDEIEGYMSVSKGVVIHTSSCPNLKHLKEKSPEKFIEVNWDEE, from the coding sequence ATGCAAGTTATTGACTCTAAACTTTTGGATAGTGATGGTCAGATAAAAGATGATCTTTTAATATCCGAGCTTAAAAGTTTTTATACTAGCGATAAGTTTGGAATTATAGCAGCGTCATTAGAGCTTCTGAAAAGCAAGAGTGCCAAATCAGTACGTCATCCAACCGGTATTAGTTCATTTTTATATGCTATCGAGATGGCATATATGCTTTTTAAAATCAAAGCAGATGAAGAATCAGTATCAGCAGGTATTTTATATGAACTATATAATTTTGGTGATATATCTGATGAAGATGTTGAGCAAGCGACTAATCAGACAGTAGTTAAAATTTTGCAAGGTACTCGCAAAATGTCAGCTATTAGAATGTATCGTTCAGATAATATTTCATTAGAGCAAATAGATACTTTTAGAAAAATGCTTTTGACAATCATAGAAGATGTCAGAATCGTTTTAATTAAGATAGTTGATAAATTATGTACTATAAGGCATCTAAAGTCATTAAATAGTAATACACAAAGAGTTATAGCTAGAGAAACTCTAGATATCTATGCACCATTAGCAAATAGGCTTGGATTAGGGGCTGTTAAGTGGGAGTTAGAAGATAGAGCTTTTTTCTTTTTGAAGCAAGAAGAATATAAAAAGATAGCTAAGAGTCTAGGTTTTACACGTAAAGAAAGAGAAGAGTTTCTTAATCATGTTATCGATGAGTTAAAGCAAATACTTAAGAAATATGGTTTGGATGCGGGCATTCAGGGTAGAGTTAAACATATATATAGTATATATAAAAAGTTTAAAAACAAAGGTTATCAAAATATCAATGAGCTGTACGACATTACAGCGGTTAGGGTTATAACAAATAATGTTGACGAGTGTTATAAGGTACTAGCTGAAGTTAACAATCTATACTCGCCCATTCCTGAAGAATTTAGTGACTATATCGCGAATCCTAAATCTAATGGCTATAAATCTATACATACTGTTGTCAAAGCAGGTCAGCAGAATATTGAGGTTCAAATTAGAACGCACAAAATGCATGAGGAGTCAGAACTTGGCTTTGCTGCGCATTGGCGTTATAAAGAGGGTGTTAAGTTTGATGCATCTTATGAAGCTAGAGTGGCATGGTTAAGATCTCTTCTAGAATGGGAAAAAGAAATCAACGAAGATGATAGTCAAATTACAAAAGAGCTTAATAAGAGGCTTTATGTATTCACACCTGCTAATGAGTTAATTGATTTGGCTGAAGACTCTACAGTTCTTGATTTTGCATATTCAGTACATACAATGGTTGGTCACCGTACTAAAGGTATTAAACTAAATGGTAAGATAGTTCCATTAACAACAAAGTTAAAAACTGGTGACAAAGTTGAGGTTCTGACAGGAAAGGAGCCAAATCCAAGTAAGGATTGGGCCTCAGAGAGTCTAGGATATTTATCTTCTGCTAGGAACAGATCTAGAGTAACTAAATGGTTTAATGAGCAAAACAAAGAAGATAATATAGTTCTGGGCAAAGATAGGCTACTTAAAGAGCTAAAAGGCTATGATCTTAAAGAAATTGATTTTGTAGAAGTAGCAAATAAGTTTAATATGAAAAGTGGCGATAGTTTATTTGTTGCTGTTGAGAGCGGTACTGTTAGAATCAATAGTATTGTTAATCATATAATTGATACGTATTCAGCAGAAGAAAAGCTTGTCAAGAAGCAAAATAGAGCAAATACAGCCAAAACTAAAATATCTAAAGTTCTAGTATCAGGATTTAATGGTATGAAGTATGAAATGGCAAAATGTTGTCAACCAATTTATCCAGATGAAATTGAGGGCTATATGAGTGTCTCAAAGGGAGTCGTTATACATACATCAAGCTGTCCTAACCTAAAACATTTAAAGGAAAAAAGTCCTGAGAAATTTATAGAAGTTAACTGGGATGAAGAGTAG
- a CDS encoding amino acid permease → MKDVSKVKQIGAVAIIAGTAIGAGMLGIPFAVAAVGFNYALMALFLVWIIMYATALLIVEANVSQPLGTDMDSIAHNILGKSGRVMNLLFYLLLLYSLLTAYIFMGGQLFKTYITSWFNFESDSFAKLLFTFIFGFFIYKGIKVVFRVNELFLSLKVLAFVLFISFVAPQIRPAILESRALGVEYVWFSIPILVTSFGFHIVIPAIRNYFENDIVFKRTVAVGALAPLVVYLVWVMATLGTINLYGGNGFIDLSHSGKTLAEAYVSLGQRAPLVFIRLFENFAIITSFLGVALALFSFNQDLYALNSRKKLITLVVTLLPPLFFAIYFVNSFIAALGYASIFVSVLLIVQPALMVWVIRSKQGQNSIISKFYLSLILFCGVGIIALQLLVAFGRLPHI, encoded by the coding sequence GTGAAGGATGTTTCGAAGGTTAAACAGATAGGCGCAGTAGCTATCATAGCTGGTACAGCAATAGGTGCTGGCATGCTTGGTATTCCGTTTGCAGTAGCAGCTGTTGGGTTTAACTATGCGCTTATGGCGCTCTTTCTAGTTTGGATTATAATGTATGCAACAGCTTTATTGATTGTCGAAGCAAATGTTTCACAGCCACTAGGTACTGATATGGATTCAATTGCTCATAATATACTAGGTAAGTCTGGTAGAGTAATGAATTTATTGTTTTATTTGTTATTGCTCTATTCGTTGCTTACAGCTTATATCTTTATGGGGGGACAGCTTTTTAAGACATATATCACTAGTTGGTTTAATTTTGAAAGTGATAGTTTTGCAAAGCTTCTATTTACATTTATTTTTGGATTTTTCATTTATAAAGGAATCAAGGTTGTATTTAGAGTTAATGAACTATTCTTGAGTCTTAAAGTTTTGGCTTTTGTATTGTTTATATCTTTTGTTGCTCCACAAATACGCCCAGCTATATTAGAGAGTAGAGCATTAGGTGTTGAATATGTTTGGTTTTCTATCCCAATACTTGTAACATCTTTTGGATTTCATATTGTGATTCCTGCGATTAGGAACTATTTTGAAAATGATATTGTATTTAAAAGAACGGTAGCTGTTGGGGCATTAGCTCCACTAGTTGTCTACTTGGTTTGGGTTATGGCAACTCTAGGGACTATAAATTTATATGGTGGCAATGGTTTTATTGATCTAAGTCATTCAGGTAAAACATTAGCAGAAGCCTATGTAAGTTTAGGGCAAAGGGCTCCATTAGTTTTTATTAGACTTTTTGAGAATTTTGCAATTATTACATCTTTTCTCGGCGTGGCATTAGCATTATTCTCATTTAATCAAGATTTGTATGCTCTAAATTCTAGAAAAAAGCTGATTACTCTGGTCGTTACGCTATTGCCTCCATTATTCTTTGCGATATATTTTGTTAATAGTTTTATAGCAGCTCTGGGATATGCAAGTATTTTTGTGTCTGTGCTTTTGATTGTGCAACCTGCATTAATGGTTTGGGTTATAAGGTCTAAGCAGGGGCAAAATAGTATTATTAGTAAGTTTTATTTATCTTTGATATTATTCTGTGGTGTAGGTATTATTGCGTTGCAATTATTAGTAGCCTTTGGTAGATTACCTCATATATAA
- a CDS encoding glycoside hydrolase family 19 protein, translating to MRSKKKILISSILAAIFCYVVPANSATTYQQGKSYTAGQIVVGTDGNQYQCKPFPASGWCGMSASHYAPGSGSHWQDAWTEISKANTSDNNQTPTDNTNTSTNNSNPGNSSSSNTSGSWQANKVFVGGDHVTYNGKAYKAKWWTKGDTPGSANVWELIESPNTDDSTNNNNTQDSVNNSDNQSWDSNKTYSQKGDVVEYKGILYENQWWTKGDTPGNAQVWKKIGPAPDSDDNSNNTEDTNNVVKAAVTVTGLGQNTETVIFTSIQDSTLVKSYEFKDGTNEINLPVGNYSIIDASPESSKLLKLDGEIVAVTKDAQITLAYENYTSDEDHSEVTNSELEKLLPFSDFEKAFPYATNGACTAKNNGLKGLYDGLIAAAANFPSFANPEAIPDRVAQSQQQKIELAKREIAAFLANVSQETNGGWATAPGGKYAWGLCFIEEVGCQNGGCSQYTDQNPRNPAHKGVPGQFYHGRGMIQLSWNYNYGLFQDFYNEKFAGNNPINLLANPGLVLRDYKIAWTSALWFWMTPQPPKPSAHDALLGIWRPSNDDLNANRVPGFGMTANIINGGIECNKSGNTESYQVSNRNNFYTRLADIIGTSTGDNLGCRNMRSY from the coding sequence ATGAGATCAAAGAAAAAAATATTAATAAGCAGTATCTTGGCTGCAATATTCTGTTATGTAGTACCCGCAAACTCAGCGACGACATATCAACAAGGAAAATCCTATACAGCTGGACAAATTGTAGTAGGTACAGATGGCAATCAATATCAATGTAAACCATTCCCTGCTAGTGGATGGTGTGGAATGTCTGCGTCACATTATGCTCCTGGTAGTGGTAGCCATTGGCAAGATGCTTGGACAGAAATAAGTAAGGCCAACACATCAGATAACAACCAGACTCCTACAGATAATACCAACACTAGCACAAATAACAGCAATCCTGGAAACTCAAGCAGCTCTAACACTAGCGGTTCTTGGCAGGCCAATAAAGTCTTTGTTGGTGGAGATCATGTTACATACAATGGTAAAGCATATAAGGCTAAATGGTGGACAAAAGGTGACACTCCGGGCTCCGCAAATGTATGGGAACTAATTGAATCACCCAATACTGATGACTCTACAAATAATAACAATACTCAAGATAGTGTCAATAATAGTGATAACCAAAGTTGGGATAGTAATAAAACATATTCCCAAAAAGGCGATGTTGTAGAATATAAAGGTATATTGTACGAAAATCAATGGTGGACAAAGGGTGATACTCCTGGTAATGCTCAAGTATGGAAAAAAATTGGCCCTGCTCCAGATAGTGATGACAATAGCAATAATACAGAAGATACCAACAATGTTGTAAAAGCTGCTGTAACAGTAACTGGTTTAGGACAAAATACAGAAACTGTAATCTTCACCTCAATACAAGACTCCACGCTCGTAAAATCTTATGAATTTAAAGATGGTACTAACGAAATAAACCTACCAGTGGGTAATTACAGCATCATCGATGCATCTCCTGAAAGTAGTAAATTACTAAAACTTGATGGAGAAATTGTAGCAGTGACTAAGGATGCTCAAATAACTCTAGCATATGAGAATTATACATCAGATGAAGACCATTCAGAGGTAACTAATTCTGAACTAGAAAAGCTATTGCCTTTCAGTGATTTTGAAAAAGCATTTCCATATGCCACAAACGGAGCATGTACAGCCAAAAATAATGGCCTAAAAGGTTTATATGATGGTCTAATAGCTGCTGCTGCCAACTTCCCTAGCTTTGCTAACCCAGAAGCCATTCCTGATAGAGTTGCCCAAAGCCAGCAACAAAAAATAGAGCTAGCTAAACGAGAAATTGCAGCATTTTTGGCAAATGTATCGCAAGAAACAAATGGTGGCTGGGCTACAGCCCCGGGCGGTAAATATGCTTGGGGACTATGTTTTATAGAAGAGGTCGGATGTCAAAACGGTGGTTGCTCACAATATACTGACCAAAATCCTAGAAACCCAGCCCACAAGGGAGTTCCAGGACAATTTTACCATGGTAGAGGTATGATCCAACTATCGTGGAACTATAACTACGGTCTATTCCAAGATTTCTATAATGAGAAATTTGCAGGTAACAACCCTATCAACCTACTTGCTAACCCAGGCTTAGTACTTAGGGACTACAAAATAGCATGGACTTCTGCATTATGGTTTTGGATGACTCCACAGCCTCCTAAACCATCAGCTCATGATGCTTTACTGGGTATTTGGAGACCAAGTAATGATGACTTAAATGCTAATCGTGTGCCGGGTTTCGGCATGACTGCAAATATTATAAACGGGGGAATCGAGTGTAATAAAAGTGGAAATACCGAATCTTATCAAGTTAGTAATAGAAATAACTTCTACACCCGTTTAGCTGATATCATCGGAACATCTACTGGTGATAACTTGGGTTGTAGAAATATGAGAAGTTACTAG